From Pseudomonas fluorescens, one genomic window encodes:
- a CDS encoding PaaI family thioesterase: MEVPAGYTESAFFKLLGCRLHSLETGVAQVALEWVPELRNRAGKLHGGALFSLVDIAMGLACSSSHGFDQQSATIECKINYIRAVADGEVLCTARVIHPGRRTLVVEADVTQGDKLVAKAQGTFAVL; encoded by the coding sequence ATGGAAGTCCCTGCCGGGTACACCGAAAGCGCCTTTTTCAAGTTGCTGGGTTGCCGCTTGCACAGCCTCGAAACCGGGGTTGCACAAGTGGCCCTGGAGTGGGTGCCGGAGCTGCGCAACCGTGCCGGGAAACTGCACGGCGGTGCCCTGTTCAGCCTGGTGGACATTGCCATGGGGCTGGCCTGTTCCAGTTCCCATGGTTTTGACCAGCAGAGCGCGACCATCGAGTGCAAGATCAACTACATCCGCGCCGTCGCCGACGGCGAGGTGCTGTGCACGGCCCGGGTAATTCACCCCGGCCGGCGCACGCTGGTGGTCGAGGCCGATGTGACCCAGGGCGACAAATTGGTCGCAAAAGCACAAGGCACGTTCGCTGTCCTGTAG
- a CDS encoding Tex family protein, translating into MDSINSRIAEELGVRPQQVEAAVALLDEGSTVPFIARYRKEVTGSLDDTQLRHLEERLRYLRELDERRISILASIQEQGKLTPQLERDIKLADTKTRLEDLYLPYKQKRRTKGQIALEAGLGELADGLFNDPSLTPDVEAARFVDAEKGVADVKAALEGAKYILMERFAEDASLLDKLRSYLKQEATLSARVIAGKEEEGAKFRDYFEHDEPLKSMPSHRALAIFRGRNEGILSSALKVGDELPGTMHPCEGMIGQQFGISNQNRPADKWLSEVVRWTWKVKLYTHLETDLLGELRDGAEAEAINVFAHNLHDLLLAAPAGPRATLGLDPGLRTGCKVAVVDATGKLLDHATVYPHVPHNKWDQTIAVLAALCAKHSVDLIAIGNGTASRETDKLAADLIKKYPAMKMTKVMVSEAGASVYSASELASKEFPDLDVSIRGAVSIARRLQDPLAELVKIDPKSIGVGQYQHDVSQLKLARGLDAVVEDCVNAVGVDVNTASVALLARISGLNATLAQNIVSHRDEHGAFKTRAALKKVARLGEKTFEQAAGFLRVMNGDNPLDSSAVHPEAYPLVQRIAAETDRDIRSLIGDSGFLKRLDPKKYTDETFGLPTVTDILQELDKPGRDPRPEFKTAEFQEGVEDLKDLQPGMILEGVVTNVTAFGAFVDIGVHQDGLVHISALSEKFIKDPREAVKAGDVVKVKVMEVDIPRKRVGLSMRMSDTPGEKVDGARGARPGSAPRQSQGNAPRKETTAAAPSNNAMASLFANAKQLKKR; encoded by the coding sequence ATGGACAGCATCAACAGCCGCATCGCCGAGGAACTCGGTGTCCGCCCACAACAGGTCGAAGCGGCCGTCGCGCTACTCGATGAAGGCTCCACGGTGCCCTTCATCGCCCGCTACCGGAAAGAAGTGACCGGCAGCCTCGACGATACGCAACTGCGTCATCTGGAAGAGCGCCTGCGCTACCTGCGAGAACTCGACGAACGGCGCATCAGCATCCTGGCCAGCATCCAGGAGCAGGGCAAACTGACCCCGCAACTGGAACGGGACATCAAGCTCGCCGACACCAAGACCCGTCTTGAAGACTTGTACCTGCCATACAAGCAAAAGCGTCGCACCAAGGGCCAGATCGCCCTGGAAGCCGGCCTCGGCGAGCTGGCCGACGGTCTGTTCAACGACCCGAGCCTGACCCCGGATGTCGAAGCGGCGCGCTTCGTCGATGCCGAAAAAGGTGTCGCCGACGTCAAGGCTGCCCTTGAAGGCGCCAAGTACATCCTCATGGAGCGCTTCGCCGAAGACGCCAGCCTGCTCGACAAACTGCGCAGCTACCTGAAGCAGGAAGCCACCCTCAGCGCCCGCGTCATTGCCGGCAAGGAAGAGGAAGGCGCCAAGTTCCGCGATTACTTCGAACACGATGAACCGCTGAAAAGCATGCCGTCGCACCGCGCGCTGGCGATTTTCCGTGGGCGCAACGAAGGCATCCTCAGTTCGGCGCTGAAAGTCGGCGATGAACTGCCAGGCACCATGCACCCATGCGAAGGCATGATCGGCCAGCAGTTCGGCATCTCCAACCAGAATCGCCCGGCGGACAAATGGCTGTCGGAAGTGGTGCGCTGGACCTGGAAGGTCAAGCTCTACACCCACCTGGAAACCGATCTGCTGGGCGAACTGCGCGATGGCGCCGAAGCCGAGGCGATCAACGTCTTCGCCCACAACCTGCATGACCTGCTGCTGGCGGCTCCGGCCGGTCCACGCGCCACCCTGGGCCTCGACCCGGGCCTGCGTACCGGCTGCAAGGTCGCGGTGGTCGACGCCACCGGCAAGCTGCTCGACCACGCCACGGTCTACCCGCACGTGCCGCACAACAAGTGGGACCAGACCATCGCCGTGCTCGCGGCCCTGTGCGCCAAGCACTCCGTCGACCTGATCGCCATCGGCAACGGCACCGCCAGCCGGGAAACCGACAAGCTGGCCGCCGACCTGATCAAGAAATACCCGGCGATGAAAATGACCAAAGTCATGGTCTCCGAGGCCGGTGCTTCGGTGTATTCGGCGTCCGAGTTGGCGTCCAAGGAGTTCCCCGACCTCGACGTGTCGATCCGTGGCGCGGTGTCGATTGCCCGTCGCTTGCAGGATCCACTGGCCGAGCTGGTGAAAATCGATCCGAAATCCATTGGTGTTGGCCAGTACCAGCATGACGTGTCGCAGCTGAAACTGGCGCGCGGCCTGGATGCAGTCGTCGAAGACTGCGTGAACGCCGTCGGCGTCGACGTCAACACTGCGTCCGTGGCGCTGCTGGCACGCATCTCCGGGCTCAACGCGACCCTGGCGCAGAATATCGTCAGTCACCGTGACGAACATGGCGCGTTCAAAACCCGTGCAGCGCTGAAAAAAGTCGCACGCCTGGGTGAAAAAACCTTCGAACAGGCCGCCGGCTTCCTGCGCGTGATGAATGGCGACAATCCGCTGGACTCGTCCGCGGTTCACCCGGAAGCCTACCCGCTGGTGCAGCGCATTGCCGCCGAGACCGATCGCGACATTCGCTCGCTGATCGGCGACAGCGGTTTCCTCAAGCGCCTGGACCCGAAAAAGTACACCGACGAAACCTTCGGCTTGCCGACGGTCACCGACATTCTGCAAGAGCTGGATAAACCCGGCCGCGATCCGCGCCCCGAGTTCAAGACCGCCGAGTTCCAGGAAGGCGTCGAAGACCTCAAGGACCTGCAACCGGGGATGATTCTGGAAGGTGTGGTAACCAACGTGACGGCCTTTGGTGCCTTCGTCGATATCGGCGTGCATCAGGACGGTTTGGTACATATCTCCGCGCTATCCGAGAAGTTCATCAAGGACCCGCGTGAAGCGGTGAAGGCCGGCGACGTGGTCAAGGTCAAGGTCATGGAAGTCGACATCCCACGCAAACGCGTGGGTCTGTCGATGCGCATGAGCGACACCCCGGGCGAGAAGGTCGACGGTGCCCGTGGTGCCCGTCCTGGCTCGGCGCCCCGTCAATCGCAGGGCAACGCGCCACGCAAGGAAACCACGGCGGCAGCACCGAGCAACAACGCGATGGCTTCGCTGTTCGCCAACGCCAAACAGTTGAAGAAGCGCTGA
- the ompR gene encoding osmolarity response regulator transcription factor OmpR has translation MSSTAQTAEGEKILIVDDDPGLSSLLERFLVGKGYRARTVPNTEQMNRLLAREVFNLVVLDVMMPGEDGLTACGRLRRENNQIPIIMLTAKGNDELNRIKGLELGADDYLPKPFNPDELVARVKAVLRRQSAPVPGAPGSEDESVTFGDYELSLATRELKRGDEVHMLTTGEFAVLKALVMNARQPLTRDKLMNLARGREWDALERSIDVQISRLRRMIEPDPSKPRYIQTVWGVGYVFVPDGTATK, from the coding sequence ATGAGCAGCACTGCACAAACTGCTGAAGGCGAAAAAATTCTTATTGTTGACGACGATCCGGGGCTGAGCAGCCTGCTGGAGCGTTTTCTCGTCGGCAAGGGTTATCGCGCCCGCACGGTGCCCAACACCGAACAGATGAACCGCCTGCTGGCACGTGAAGTGTTCAACCTGGTTGTTCTCGACGTAATGATGCCGGGCGAAGATGGCCTCACGGCCTGCGGCCGCCTGCGTAGGGAGAACAACCAGATCCCGATCATCATGTTGACCGCCAAGGGCAACGATGAGCTGAACCGTATCAAGGGCCTGGAACTGGGCGCCGACGATTACCTGCCCAAGCCATTCAACCCGGACGAACTGGTGGCGCGCGTCAAGGCCGTCCTGCGTCGCCAATCGGCTCCCGTGCCGGGCGCACCGGGTAGCGAGGACGAGAGCGTTACCTTCGGTGATTACGAGCTGTCCCTGGCGACTCGCGAGCTCAAGCGCGGCGATGAAGTGCACATGCTCACCACCGGCGAATTCGCCGTGCTCAAGGCGCTGGTGATGAACGCTCGCCAGCCGCTGACCCGCGACAAGTTGATGAACCTGGCCCGTGGCCGTGAGTGGGACGCCCTGGAGCGCTCCATCGACGTGCAGATCTCCCGCCTGCGCCGGATGATCGAGCCTGATCCATCGAAACCACGCTACATCCAGACAGTCTGGGGCGTGGGTTACGTGTTCGTTCCGGACGGTACCGCGACCAAGTGA
- a CDS encoding ATP-binding protein produces the protein MKTPVWFPQSFFSRTLWLVLIVVLFSKALTLVYLLMNEDVLVDRQYSHGVALTLRAYWAADEDNRTKIADAAGLIRVVGAGVPEGEQHWPYSEIYQRQMQAELGGDTEVRLRMHAPPALWVRAPSLGDGWLKVPLYPHPLRGQKIWSVLGWFLAIGLLSTASAWIFVSQLNQPLKRLVNAARQLGQGRSVRLPISDTPSEMAEVYRAFNQMAEDVEQAGRERELMLAGVSHDLRTPLTRLRLSLELMGNRSDLTDDMVRDIEDMDAILDQFLAFIRDGRDESVEEVDLSDLVREVAAPYNQNEERVRLRLEPIQPFPLRRVSMKRLLNNLIGNALNHAGSGVEVAAYVSGDVSAPYVVLSVLDRGAGIDPSELEAIFNPFTRGDRARGGKGTGLGLAIVKRIAAMHGGNVELRNRSGGGLEARVRLPLGLMLPRDAV, from the coding sequence ATGAAAACCCCCGTGTGGTTTCCCCAGAGTTTCTTCTCCCGCACCCTCTGGCTGGTGCTGATCGTCGTGCTGTTTTCCAAGGCGCTGACCCTGGTTTATCTGTTGATGAACGAGGACGTGCTGGTGGACCGTCAATACAGCCACGGCGTCGCGCTGACCCTGCGTGCCTACTGGGCAGCCGATGAAGACAACCGAACCAAAATTGCCGACGCCGCCGGATTGATCCGCGTGGTTGGCGCAGGCGTGCCCGAAGGCGAGCAGCACTGGCCATACAGCGAGATCTATCAGCGGCAGATGCAGGCCGAACTGGGTGGCGACACCGAAGTGCGCTTGCGCATGCACGCGCCTCCCGCCCTCTGGGTGCGGGCGCCGAGCCTCGGGGACGGCTGGCTGAAGGTGCCGCTGTATCCGCATCCGCTGCGCGGGCAGAAAATCTGGAGCGTGCTGGGCTGGTTCCTGGCCATTGGTTTGTTATCCACCGCTTCGGCGTGGATTTTCGTCAGCCAGCTCAACCAGCCACTCAAACGCCTGGTGAATGCGGCCAGGCAACTGGGCCAGGGGCGCAGTGTGCGCCTACCGATCAGTGATACGCCTAGCGAGATGGCCGAGGTGTATCGCGCCTTTAACCAGATGGCTGAGGATGTCGAGCAGGCCGGGCGTGAACGCGAGTTGATGCTGGCGGGGGTCTCCCATGACCTGCGCACGCCGCTTACTCGCTTGCGCCTGTCGCTGGAGTTGATGGGTAACCGCAGCGATCTGACGGACGATATGGTGCGCGATATCGAGGACATGGACGCGATCCTCGACCAGTTCCTCGCGTTTATCCGTGACGGTCGTGACGAGTCGGTGGAGGAGGTCGACCTCAGTGACCTGGTACGCGAGGTGGCGGCGCCCTACAACCAGAACGAAGAGCGCGTACGTCTGCGTCTGGAGCCGATCCAGCCATTTCCGCTGCGCCGGGTATCGATGAAACGCCTGCTCAACAATCTGATTGGCAACGCCTTGAACCATGCCGGTAGCGGTGTGGAGGTAGCGGCCTACGTCTCGGGCGACGTCAGCGCGCCTTACGTAGTGCTGAGCGTGCTGGACCGTGGGGCGGGCATCGATCCGTCGGAGCTGGAGGCGATCTTCAACCCGTTCACCCGTGGCGACCGCGCCCGGGGCGGCAAAGGTACCGGGCTGGGCCTGGCCATCGTCAAGCGTATTGCGGCGATGCATGGCGGCAATGTCGAACTGCGCAACCGCTCCGGTGGCGGCCTCGAAGCGCGGGTGCGATTGCCGCTGGGGCTGATGTTGCCCAGGGATGCGGTTTAA